A genomic window from Flavobacterium azooxidireducens includes:
- a CDS encoding exopolysaccharide biosynthesis polyprenyl glycosylphosphotransferase, protein MKTNKKIHFEVSERKILLRVFDVLSVLFMLYIVGIIFNFDYFSITPSNFYWTIVLGLYVLIVGSVFEMYNLQVASNQFQVIRSIILTSSTTVLFYLLTPFFTPVLPSNRIQILYFFLAIFLALFLWRMFYQKYLASHRFEKKVILISEKELADELISGLKSIDPHYTIIAFVNTDETSEFKIKNESVAIISVENLQKFVANNSISEIVIATQRTEEITVELYNKLLFLLENGFTIREYTQVYENLTQRIPVQFVARDFYKYFPFSRSNQNQLYLLFVRFFEIVIAVAGIAVGIILLPFILIGNAIGNKGELFYTQIRVGKNGEEFRILKLRTMIKNAESAGAVFAATNDTRINPFGKFLRKSRIDEFPQFVNILLGQMAVIGPRPERPVFVNEIAEVMPFYQTRHVVKPGLTGWAQVNYSYGDSIDDSLIKLQYDLYYIKHRSIFLDINIMIKTISTILFYRGQ, encoded by the coding sequence ATGAAAACTAACAAGAAAATTCATTTTGAAGTTTCAGAGAGAAAAATTCTTCTCAGAGTTTTTGATGTGCTTTCTGTTTTGTTTATGCTCTATATTGTTGGCATAATTTTTAATTTCGATTACTTTTCAATCACCCCTTCAAATTTTTATTGGACTATTGTTTTAGGGCTATATGTTTTAATTGTAGGCTCTGTGTTTGAAATGTATAATCTTCAAGTTGCCAGTAATCAATTTCAAGTAATTAGGAGCATTATCTTAACGTCTTCAACAACCGTTTTGTTCTATCTGTTAACTCCTTTTTTCACACCAGTTCTTCCTTCCAATCGAATTCAGATTTTATACTTTTTCTTGGCTATTTTTTTAGCCTTATTTCTCTGGCGAATGTTTTATCAAAAGTATTTAGCTTCACATCGTTTCGAAAAAAAAGTAATACTAATTTCCGAAAAAGAATTAGCTGACGAATTGATTTCAGGCTTAAAGAGCATTGATCCCCATTATACTATTATAGCTTTTGTAAATACGGATGAAACTTCAGAATTTAAAATTAAAAATGAATCAGTAGCCATAATTTCAGTTGAAAATTTGCAAAAATTCGTTGCTAATAATTCAATATCAGAAATCGTCATCGCTACTCAAAGAACTGAGGAAATTACAGTCGAGTTATATAATAAATTATTATTTTTATTAGAAAATGGTTTCACAATTAGAGAATACACACAAGTGTATGAAAATTTAACCCAGCGAATTCCTGTTCAATTTGTTGCTAGAGATTTTTATAAATATTTTCCATTTAGCAGAAGCAATCAAAATCAACTGTATTTACTCTTTGTGCGTTTTTTTGAAATTGTAATCGCTGTAGCAGGTATTGCAGTTGGTATTATTTTATTGCCTTTTATTTTGATTGGAAATGCAATTGGAAATAAGGGAGAACTATTTTATACTCAAATTAGAGTGGGAAAAAATGGTGAAGAATTTCGTATTCTAAAGCTAAGAACGATGATTAAAAATGCAGAATCGGCAGGAGCTGTTTTTGCAGCAACAAACGATACTCGAATAAATCCTTTTGGCAAGTTTCTTCGAAAAAGTAGAATTGATGAATTTCCTCAATTTGTCAATATTCTACTTGGTCAAATGGCAGTGATCGGACCAAGACCAGAACGACCTGTTTTTGTAAATGAAATTGCCGAAGTAATGCCGTTTTATCAAACACGACACGTTGTTAAACCAGGGCTAACCGGTTGGGCTCAAGTGAATTATTCCTACGGTGATTCAATTGATGATAGTTTGATTAAACTTCAATATGATTTGTATTACATCAAACACAGAAGTATCTTTTTAGATATAAACATCATGATTAAAACTATCAGTACCATTCTATTTTATCGCGGACAGTAA
- a CDS encoding glycosyltransferase family 4 protein has translation MKNLLYIGNKLLKHGYSATSIETLGVLLESEGYILHYASSKKNKVLRFLDMFFKTLLNAHKVNYVIIDTYSTTNFWYALMVSQLCRVLHIPYISILRGGDLPSRLNTTPFFSKLIFSNSFYNIAPSNYLFTVFKEYYPQNLKLIPNTIDINNYQYQIKERLTAKILWVRSLADIYNPTMAIDVLALLKNNYCDVELCMVGQEKNISISELQEYASSLNVNVTFTGKLSKQDWIKLSENFDIFINTTHFDNTPVSVIEALALGLPVVSTNVGGIPYMLKNRETAMLVSDSDSKAMANAINELIENPELAQNLSNNGRKLVEQFDWQIVKKQWKEILK, from the coding sequence ATGAAAAACCTCCTTTACATTGGCAACAAGCTTTTAAAACATGGATATTCTGCTACGTCCATCGAAACACTTGGAGTTTTGTTAGAAAGTGAAGGGTATATATTGCATTATGCGTCTTCAAAAAAAAATAAAGTTTTAAGGTTTTTAGACATGTTTTTTAAAACTTTATTGAATGCTCATAAAGTTAATTATGTAATAATTGATACCTATAGCACTACAAATTTTTGGTATGCATTAATGGTAAGTCAGTTGTGTAGAGTGTTACATATACCATATATTTCAATATTACGAGGTGGAGATTTGCCAAGTAGGTTAAATACTACACCCTTTTTTTCAAAATTAATTTTTTCAAACTCATTTTACAATATAGCTCCCTCAAATTATCTTTTTACAGTCTTTAAAGAATATTACCCACAAAATCTAAAACTAATTCCTAATACGATAGATATAAATAATTACCAATATCAGATAAAAGAAAGGTTAACGGCCAAGATTTTATGGGTACGTTCATTGGCAGATATCTACAACCCTACAATGGCTATTGATGTATTGGCTTTATTAAAAAATAATTATTGTGATGTCGAACTATGTATGGTTGGCCAAGAAAAAAATATTTCAATAAGTGAACTACAAGAATACGCTAGCTCTTTAAACGTAAACGTTACTTTTACAGGAAAGCTATCTAAGCAAGACTGGATTAAACTTTCAGAAAACTTCGATATTTTTATAAATACGACCCATTTTGATAACACTCCTGTGAGTGTCATAGAAGCTTTAGCCCTTGGATTACCTGTAGTTTCTACAAATGTTGGAGGAATTCCGTATATGCTAAAAAACAGGGAAACAGCTATGTTGGTTAGTGATTCTGATAGTAAAGCAATGGCTAATGCCATAAATGAGTTAATTGAAAACCCGGAATTAGCTCAAAATTTATCGAATAACGGACGTAAATTGGTAGAGCAATTCGATTGGCAAATTGTTAAAAAACAATGGAAAGAAATTTTAAAATAG
- a CDS encoding class I SAM-dependent methyltransferase: protein MTKDEIIEINKKQKEFYNTKNKNFATKIWSKIRHGLLANIRNEIGISNQVYGVHKVWLGNLKDKKVLDLGCFSGNNLSIYLAENAKEYIGLDLSDVGINKLNDRIKHIPNARGVVADFLNDETFSEKNFDIIYAYGVLHHFKNVDVLINRLNEKLADNGVVISYDPLETSIPVKFFRILYRPFQSDKDWEWPFNRKTYYTFRNKFNILDKHGVLGKTKWFFLLNLLPMTNDYKMKKGINWHNIDWNKSKTSEKYMFRCMHLTMLLQKK from the coding sequence ATGACCAAAGATGAAATCATAGAGATAAATAAAAAGCAAAAGGAATTTTATAATACTAAAAATAAGAATTTTGCAACTAAGATTTGGTCTAAAATTAGACATGGTTTACTAGCAAATATTCGAAATGAAATAGGGATTTCTAATCAAGTTTATGGAGTACATAAAGTATGGTTGGGAAACCTAAAAGATAAAAAAGTTTTGGATTTGGGATGTTTCTCCGGAAATAATTTATCCATTTATTTAGCAGAAAATGCAAAAGAATACATTGGATTAGATTTAAGTGATGTAGGGATTAATAAATTAAATGATCGCATTAAACATATCCCAAATGCAAGAGGGGTAGTAGCCGATTTTTTAAATGATGAAACATTTTCCGAAAAAAATTTTGATATAATATATGCCTATGGTGTTTTGCATCATTTTAAAAATGTAGATGTACTCATTAATAGGCTTAATGAAAAATTAGCAGACAACGGAGTTGTTATAAGCTACGATCCTTTGGAAACAAGTATTCCGGTTAAGTTTTTTAGAATTCTTTACCGTCCTTTTCAATCAGATAAAGATTGGGAATGGCCATTTAATAGAAAAACATATTATACCTTTAGAAATAAATTCAATATTTTAGACAAACACGGAGTTTTAGGTAAAACTAAATGGTTTTTTTTATTAAATCTTTTGCCAATGACAAATGATTATAAAATGAAAAAAGGGATTAATTGGCATAATATTGACTGGAATAAATCAAAAACATCAGAGAAATATATGTTTAGATGCATGCATTTAACAATGTTACTACAAAAAAAATAA
- a CDS encoding class I SAM-dependent methyltransferase — MKETKKIFKKSIVEILKNQGTDDVLSEAALPAYAHKNPVIDFIFWKRLSLATSFVKKNVKANASILDFGCGTGVVSFDLANKGYNLTAIDLDLNPLKLLKTKINYPATINFIEADFLAMNFESQKFDAIIALDVLEHIPLEILPEYLKKFNLLLKPNGYIIVSGPTENWLYKLGRKIAGNDFTGHYHETTIGKIKNVFKLHFKVRLISKLIWPLTLFEIFYAKKD; from the coding sequence ATGAAAGAAACTAAAAAGATATTCAAAAAATCGATAGTAGAAATTTTGAAAAATCAAGGAACTGATGATGTTTTATCTGAAGCAGCATTACCAGCTTATGCTCATAAAAATCCAGTAATAGATTTTATTTTTTGGAAAAGATTGTCACTTGCAACATCTTTTGTGAAAAAAAATGTTAAGGCAAATGCTTCAATTTTAGATTTTGGTTGTGGTACCGGAGTAGTTTCATTTGATCTAGCAAATAAAGGATATAATCTAACCGCAATTGATTTAGACCTTAATCCTTTAAAGCTTCTTAAGACTAAAATTAATTATCCTGCAACTATTAATTTTATTGAAGCTGATTTTTTAGCTATGAATTTTGAATCTCAAAAATTTGATGCAATAATTGCTTTAGATGTTTTAGAACATATTCCTTTGGAAATTCTCCCGGAATATTTAAAAAAATTTAATCTGCTTTTAAAACCTAATGGTTACATTATTGTTTCTGGTCCAACCGAAAATTGGCTTTACAAACTTGGTAGAAAAATTGCAGGAAATGATTTTACAGGGCATTATCATGAAACTACCATAGGTAAAATAAAAAATGTTTTTAAACTGCACTTTAAAGTAAGATTAATTAGTAAATTAATATGGCCACTTACTTTATTTGAAATTTTTTATGCCAAAAAGGATTAG
- a CDS encoding glycosyltransferase family protein, whose amino-acid sequence MAKSKIAIVILLNLIISFGFYFENKDAKIQEISSDLANIIPICKKLDNINLYQDDLFVNNVDNVKYYTPFYVQPLRFIAKFTQYDYLIALNVLGLITHIVYGFSWFLLFYYLKKDFWIALLFSIFIRGILWPPGGELLGISDLWTIMPRTLYLAVMPLPFLTFLYLKKYKLIVSALLLGLIFNFHPISGIGGIIIYFLILISYYYLNKQTNLLILKKTITALLFCVIGMIPFLMTYSVNVNNSLIIEPNLFNEAFLSRISNNFFNPILYIKSWHRPVAYIFVLLFIIFYFFDKSNKKEVFKIILISTIGVFLAANLSVYIETFINNTFHKNLRLSFQLIRFQKFILLLFQIAIFFLIIELSAKYKVKEHFKAAVFFIYLLFIAISNNPIFDKVPLLSDDLTRSILPSNLQLSKAKPVDVSLSLMVEYIESNTKSNAVFFGKESYLIRAGAGRSVVLDSKGAGMLIEGNPAKFISWYQERQHFKSLNTANKILFLRNKKVNYIMDDKPWEGLDPIKTIGNVNLYKIEFNERN is encoded by the coding sequence ATGGCTAAAAGTAAAATAGCAATTGTAATTCTATTGAATCTTATTATTTCTTTTGGGTTTTATTTTGAAAATAAAGATGCTAAAATTCAGGAAATATCTTCCGACTTGGCCAATATTATTCCTATTTGCAAAAAGTTAGACAATATCAATTTATATCAAGATGATTTATTTGTAAATAATGTAGATAATGTAAAATATTACACACCTTTTTATGTTCAACCATTGCGGTTTATTGCTAAATTTACTCAGTATGATTATTTAATAGCATTAAATGTCTTAGGGTTAATTACACATATTGTTTATGGCTTTTCATGGTTTTTATTATTTTATTATTTAAAAAAAGACTTTTGGATAGCTTTGCTTTTTTCCATTTTTATACGTGGCATTTTGTGGCCTCCTGGAGGCGAACTATTAGGTATTTCAGATTTATGGACGATAATGCCACGAACCTTATATTTGGCTGTAATGCCTTTGCCATTTTTAACGTTTTTATATTTAAAAAAATATAAATTAATTGTTTCAGCATTACTATTGGGCTTGATATTTAACTTTCATCCTATATCTGGAATTGGTGGAATCATTATCTATTTTTTAATTTTAATTTCTTATTATTATTTAAACAAACAAACAAACCTGCTAATTTTAAAAAAAACCATAACAGCACTATTGTTTTGTGTAATTGGAATGATTCCTTTTTTAATGACTTATAGTGTTAATGTTAATAACAGTTTAATCATAGAACCAAATTTATTTAATGAAGCTTTTTTAAGTAGAATATCCAACAATTTTTTTAATCCAATTTTGTATATAAAATCATGGCATCGACCTGTTGCTTATATTTTTGTTTTACTTTTTATTATTTTTTATTTTTTTGATAAGTCAAATAAAAAAGAAGTTTTTAAAATAATTTTGATTTCTACGATAGGAGTTTTTTTAGCTGCAAATCTTTCGGTTTATATTGAAACGTTTATTAACAATACATTTCATAAAAATTTACGATTATCATTTCAATTAATTAGATTTCAAAAATTTATACTTTTACTTTTTCAAATTGCAATCTTTTTTTTAATTATAGAGCTTTCTGCTAAATATAAAGTTAAAGAACATTTTAAAGCAGCAGTTTTTTTTATATATCTGCTCTTTATTGCAATATCAAACAATCCTATTTTTGATAAAGTTCCACTTTTGAGTGATGATTTAACAAGGTCAATTTTGCCATCTAATTTGCAATTGTCAAAAGCGAAACCAGTAGATGTTAGTTTATCATTAATGGTTGAATATATTGAAAGTAATACAAAAAGCAATGCTGTTTTTTTTGGCAAAGAGTCTTATCTAATTAGAGCAGGAGCAGGAAGATCTGTTGTTTTAGATAGCAAAGGTGCTGGAATGTTGATTGAAGGAAATCCAGCTAAATTTATAAGTTGGTACCAAGAAAGACAACATTTTAAATCATTAAACACAGCTAATAAAATTTTATTTCTAAGAAATAAAAAAGTAAACTATATAATGGACGATAAACCATGGGAAGGCCTAGATCCAATAAAAACAATAGGTAATGTTAATTTATATAAAATTGAATTTAATGAAAGAAACTAA
- a CDS encoding glycosyltransferase family 2 protein, whose translation MSYKNKHIAVIIPYYNAAKHIVEVVRKLPDFIDEIIIIDDKGTEILPIERIKSLSSKAVVTVLENKTNLGVGGATKEGFQFAIDRGVDIVIKIDADDQMDLSYLPQLIEPLLNADCEMAKGNRFRDLKALKKMPFARRSGNLGLSFLTKMATGYWNNFDPTNGYFAIKCSVLKEIELEKLSNRYYFETSLIAELYFIKARIKDIAMPAIYGDEKSNMKVWKMPFIFSSKLSITFLKRIIKSYFLYDFNMASIYIIFGLPLFLFGVIFGITEWIYYYTNNIFAPTGTIMLVTLSIILGFQLLLQALHFDIVNAPKSN comes from the coding sequence ATGAGCTATAAAAACAAACATATTGCGGTAATTATTCCATATTATAACGCAGCCAAACACATCGTGGAAGTTGTTCGAAAACTTCCTGATTTTATTGATGAAATTATTATAATTGATGATAAAGGAACAGAGATACTACCAATAGAGAGAATTAAAAGTTTATCCTCAAAAGCGGTTGTTACTGTACTTGAAAATAAAACTAATTTAGGTGTGGGCGGTGCTACCAAAGAAGGATTTCAGTTTGCAATAGACAGAGGTGTTGATATAGTTATAAAAATTGATGCAGACGATCAAATGGATTTGAGCTATTTACCCCAATTAATTGAACCTTTGCTTAACGCTGACTGTGAAATGGCAAAAGGCAATAGATTTAGAGATTTAAAAGCATTAAAAAAGATGCCATTTGCCCGAAGATCAGGAAACTTAGGCCTATCATTTTTAACAAAAATGGCTACTGGCTACTGGAATAATTTTGACCCTACCAATGGATATTTTGCAATAAAATGTAGTGTTTTAAAAGAAATTGAATTGGAAAAATTATCTAATAGATATTATTTTGAAACATCGCTGATTGCTGAATTGTATTTTATAAAAGCTCGAATTAAAGATATAGCAATGCCCGCTATTTATGGTGATGAAAAATCAAATATGAAAGTTTGGAAAATGCCTTTTATCTTCTCTAGTAAACTAAGTATTACCTTTTTAAAACGAATCATAAAAAGTTACTTTTTATATGATTTTAATATGGCTTCAATTTATATAATTTTTGGTTTGCCACTATTTCTTTTTGGAGTAATATTCGGTATTACAGAATGGATATATTATTATACTAACAATATCTTTGCTCCAACAGGTACAATAATGCTTGTAACATTGTCAATCATATTAGGTTTTCAATTACTACTTCAAGCATTACATTTTGATATAGTAAATGCTCCAAAGTCCAATTGA
- a CDS encoding O-antigen ligase family protein codes for MVQEHQMQPKLVEIKFEKMFLKASALFLQNKLLLYTIYGIIFSYFYNLPVIKYSVTGDNEFRIYDVLGIFILYNYFKYFPLINFVIKKVLIFKLLRRFMIWGCITMILTLFFHIIYDKLLSFLQVVLYMYHFWVFYLTAVFFYIFCLDKKNAKNIIYFILVLSIASCTLIILQNLGIVNFLWSEAYNNAYEGFLSGTLGPNKIVTGMTSLFVLSLCFGLLLEKHYTINKLFVFFVLFINIYIIIVSGSRTTYVGLIVIGLFFALRSPLRFIISVSFLSFLFVFALSSNPALQKTLDDTLQKRIFGKTKVFENEDSELTDAYEDLGAGRDKLTKNNFTYLLENPMIVPFGTGFVNHFNKTYGKSAHNMYLQSIRETGLVGFFLYFGWLVSYLFIRFDKFNGFSIALQGLIYAMLITLFFGEHLYIYRPLFGLLGLFLIITSIFVSSLHKFEMKS; via the coding sequence ATGGTTCAAGAACATCAAATGCAACCAAAATTAGTTGAAATCAAGTTTGAGAAAATGTTTTTAAAGGCATCAGCACTTTTCTTACAAAACAAACTTTTGTTGTACACTATTTATGGTATCATTTTTTCCTATTTTTATAATCTTCCGGTTATAAAATATAGTGTGACTGGTGACAATGAGTTTAGAATATACGATGTTCTCGGAATATTTATTTTATATAATTATTTCAAATATTTTCCTTTAATAAATTTTGTAATAAAAAAAGTCTTAATATTTAAATTATTGAGAAGATTTATGATTTGGGGTTGTATAACTATGATTTTAACTTTGTTTTTTCATATAATTTATGACAAGTTATTATCATTTTTACAAGTTGTACTTTACATGTATCATTTTTGGGTTTTTTATTTAACAGCAGTATTTTTTTATATTTTTTGTTTAGATAAAAAAAATGCAAAGAATATAATTTATTTTATACTTGTATTGTCTATTGCAAGTTGTACCTTAATTATTCTGCAGAATTTAGGAATCGTTAATTTTCTTTGGAGTGAAGCATATAATAATGCTTATGAAGGTTTTTTATCGGGTACTTTAGGTCCAAATAAAATTGTTACCGGAATGACTTCTTTATTTGTGCTGAGTCTATGTTTTGGCCTATTGCTCGAGAAGCACTACACTATCAACAAGCTATTTGTGTTTTTTGTATTATTTATAAATATTTATATAATAATTGTTTCAGGTTCCAGAACTACGTATGTTGGTCTAATTGTAATAGGATTATTTTTTGCACTAAGAAGCCCTTTGCGTTTCATAATATCTGTGTCATTTCTATCGTTTTTATTTGTTTTTGCATTGTCAAGTAATCCGGCTTTGCAAAAAACGTTAGATGACACATTACAAAAACGTATATTTGGAAAAACTAAAGTTTTTGAAAATGAAGATTCAGAATTAACAGACGCATACGAAGATTTAGGAGCAGGTCGAGACAAACTAACAAAAAATAACTTTACATACCTTTTAGAAAACCCAATGATTGTACCTTTTGGGACAGGTTTTGTAAATCATTTCAATAAAACGTACGGAAAATCAGCACATAATATGTATTTACAATCCATTCGTGAAACAGGATTGGTTGGCTTTTTCTTATATTTTGGTTGGCTTGTGAGCTATTTGTTTATTAGGTTTGATAAATTTAATGGGTTTTCAATAGCATTACAAGGGTTAATTTATGCCATGCTAATTACCCTCTTTTTCGGAGAGCATTTGTATATTTATAGGCCTCTTTTTGGTCTATTGGGGCTTTTTTTGATAATTACTTCTATATTTGTTTCAAGTTTGCATAAATTTGAAATGAAGTCATAA
- a CDS encoding glycosyltransferase codes for MKSIPNIRIIQLIDSLEPGGAERMAVSYANGLFDKIDFSGLVATRKEGALKEQLLPKVSYLFINKQGRFGLKSVLTLRAFLKTNKVNIIHAHGTSFFTAVLVKITLPTIKIIWHDHHGNRLSKKGITNKVLKAVSIFFNGVLTVNTEIEQWAKNNLITKKVAYFPNFISSTNTKVESKTILKGCDGKRIVFLANLKEPKNHLQILKAFAHSNSIELGWTLHLIGKDFNDDYSNELRAFIAANKLYNLVFIYDSCNDIEFILNQSNIGVLGSTFEGFPVTLLEYGKSNLAVISTNVGYCSTIIQDGINGVLFNPNDPMEIEQKLNGLIGSEAKRIQYATTLYTQVMKKYSDKAIIDKYLEWLL; via the coding sequence GTGAAATCAATTCCAAACATAAGAATAATTCAATTAATTGATAGTTTAGAGCCGGGCGGTGCTGAGCGAATGGCGGTTAGCTATGCTAACGGTTTATTTGATAAAATCGATTTCTCCGGTTTAGTAGCTACAAGAAAAGAAGGGGCATTAAAGGAACAACTTTTGCCAAAAGTCAGTTATCTTTTTATCAACAAACAAGGTAGATTTGGATTGAAATCGGTTTTAACTTTAAGAGCGTTTTTAAAAACAAATAAAGTAAACATTATTCATGCACATGGAACTTCCTTTTTTACCGCTGTTTTAGTTAAAATTACTTTGCCAACAATCAAAATAATTTGGCATGATCATCACGGAAACAGACTTAGTAAAAAAGGTATTACAAATAAAGTTTTAAAAGCAGTGTCAATTTTCTTTAATGGTGTTTTAACAGTAAATACAGAAATTGAGCAATGGGCAAAAAATAATTTAATAACTAAAAAAGTAGCCTATTTTCCTAATTTTATTTCTTCAACTAACACCAAAGTAGAATCAAAAACAATTTTAAAAGGGTGTGATGGAAAGCGAATTGTTTTTTTAGCGAATCTTAAAGAACCAAAAAATCATCTACAAATTCTAAAAGCTTTTGCACATTCAAATTCAATAGAATTAGGCTGGACACTCCATCTCATAGGAAAGGATTTTAACGACGACTATTCCAATGAATTGCGAGCGTTTATTGCAGCTAATAAATTATATAATCTTGTGTTTATATATGATAGTTGTAATGATATCGAGTTTATTTTAAATCAATCAAACATTGGTGTTTTAGGTTCAACTTTTGAGGGTTTTCCAGTAACACTTTTAGAGTATGGAAAATCAAATTTAGCAGTAATTTCTACAAATGTTGGTTATTGTAGCACTATTATTCAAGATGGAATTAATGGAGTTTTATTTAATCCTAATGATCCTATGGAGATTGAACAAAAACTAAATGGTCTCATAGGAAGCGAAGCAAAAAGAATACAATATGCTACAACATTATATACACAAGTTATGAAGAAGTACTCTGACAAAGCAATAATTGATAAATACTTGGAATGGTTGCTTTAA
- a CDS encoding glycosyltransferase produces MTFAIISHVNHYYSQNQYWAYAPYVREMNIWLKHVDKVIIVAPCEKNDKGVIDLAYQHHQIHFKKVKSFDIKTLKALLNTFIALPTIFVNVFRAMQNADHIHLRCPGNMGLVGAIVQIFFPGKTKTAKYAGNWDPKAKQPFTYKLQRWILGNTFLTKNMQVLVYGEWENQTKNIKPFFTATYSSEDIENLETQTQTLKFQEPIRFVFVGTLSVGKQPLYALKLIEELNKKGLQVSIEFYGEGKQTEILSNYIESNDLNKIAFLRGNQSKETLLSTYKKSDFLLLPSKSEGWPKVVAEAMFWGCLPVALPVSCVPYMMGNGSRGIMLEGKLFEDSNQLVKVINNPTLYQKMTFEAQSWAQQFTTNKFETEIRKLLKG; encoded by the coding sequence ATGACCTTTGCTATAATTAGTCATGTAAACCATTATTATTCCCAAAATCAATATTGGGCTTATGCACCTTATGTGCGTGAAATGAATATTTGGCTCAAACATGTTGATAAAGTCATCATTGTAGCACCATGTGAAAAAAATGATAAAGGCGTGATAGACTTAGCTTATCAACATCATCAAATTCATTTTAAAAAAGTTAAATCTTTTGATATTAAAACATTAAAAGCTCTGTTGAATACCTTTATAGCATTGCCGACAATTTTTGTTAACGTTTTTCGTGCCATGCAAAATGCCGATCACATTCACTTGCGTTGTCCCGGAAATATGGGGTTAGTTGGAGCAATTGTGCAAATTTTTTTTCCAGGAAAAACAAAAACAGCTAAATATGCCGGCAATTGGGATCCAAAAGCAAAGCAACCGTTTACCTATAAATTACAGCGTTGGATTTTGGGCAATACGTTTTTAACTAAAAACATGCAAGTGTTGGTGTATGGCGAATGGGAAAATCAAACAAAGAACATAAAACCATTTTTTACAGCAACCTACAGTAGCGAGGATATTGAAAATTTAGAAACGCAAACGCAAACTTTAAAATTTCAAGAGCCCATACGATTTGTTTTTGTTGGTACTCTTTCTGTTGGAAAGCAACCTTTGTATGCCTTGAAGTTAATAGAAGAATTGAATAAAAAAGGCTTGCAAGTTTCTATTGAATTTTATGGTGAAGGAAAACAGACAGAAATTCTAAGCAACTATATAGAATCAAATGACTTAAATAAAATAGCATTTTTAAGAGGAAATCAATCCAAAGAAACACTTTTATCAACTTATAAAAAAAGTGATTTTCTATTATTACCATCAAAAAGTGAAGGATGGCCAAAAGTAGTTGCCGAAGCTATGTTTTGGGGTTGCCTGCCTGTTGCCTTGCCTGTTTCATGCGTGCCATATATGATGGGAAATGGAAGTAGAGGTATTATGCTGGAAGGGAAATTGTTCGAGGATTCTAATCAATTAGTTAAAGTAATAAATAATCCTACTTTATATCAAAAAATGACTTTTGAAGCCCAATCATGGGCACAACAATTTACAACCAACAAATTTGAAACAGAAATAAGAAAACTGTTAAAAGGATGA